One window of the Clostridium sp. MB40-C1 genome contains the following:
- a CDS encoding sigma-54-dependent Fis family transcriptional regulator: protein MNYLKSKNFMEFCHKIFDKLPMSIDIVNEKCEFIYVNNTFADFFKMTQEELIGKNIYEVHPSSTFKQVLDTKQALIASKHKFENGKEAAVVHIIPILNNCGKVLGGIGMILFDDVGEMKELMDKYQKLDKEVKLLRNEIAKINKAKYDLNSIVGNSPAIQECKNQVKKMVKVNSNVIIYGESGVGKELFAHSIHNESDRRYKPFVSVNCSAIPENLMESELFGYEEGAFTGAKKGGNIGKFELANGGSIFLDEIGEMPMYLQAKLLRVLQEKEVQRVGGKKTIQIDARVISATNKDLKIMVEKGKFREDLYYRLNVLSLEVPPLRKRKSDINLLVRNFVSEFYKETGLYRQLNDEVIKILSKYEWPGNIRELKNIVEKICVSADDVNVSIKDIPSDIINDFIKKESINNNTGLKNIMMEIEKELIIKALIETKGNKRKAADKLEIPRSSLYRKLEEYNIDM, encoded by the coding sequence ATGAATTATTTAAAGAGTAAGAATTTCATGGAGTTTTGTCATAAAATATTTGATAAGTTGCCCATGTCAATTGATATTGTGAATGAAAAGTGTGAGTTTATATATGTAAATAATACTTTTGCTGATTTTTTTAAGATGACCCAAGAAGAATTAATAGGAAAAAACATATATGAAGTACATCCCTCATCTACGTTTAAGCAAGTTTTAGATACAAAACAAGCTCTGATAGCTTCAAAACATAAATTTGAAAATGGAAAAGAAGCAGCAGTGGTACATATTATTCCTATATTAAATAATTGCGGAAAAGTATTAGGCGGAATTGGGATGATACTGTTTGATGATGTTGGTGAAATGAAGGAACTTATGGATAAATATCAAAAGTTGGACAAGGAAGTGAAATTATTAAGAAATGAGATCGCTAAGATAAACAAAGCAAAATATGACTTGAATTCTATAGTTGGTAATTCTCCTGCCATACAGGAATGTAAAAACCAAGTAAAAAAAATGGTGAAGGTTAATTCAAATGTAATAATTTATGGTGAAAGTGGAGTGGGAAAGGAATTGTTTGCTCATTCTATTCATAATGAGAGTGATAGAAGATATAAACCTTTTGTAAGTGTAAATTGTTCCGCTATTCCTGAAAATTTAATGGAATCTGAACTTTTTGGATATGAAGAGGGAGCTTTTACGGGAGCTAAAAAAGGTGGCAATATTGGTAAATTTGAATTAGCTAATGGGGGAAGTATTTTTTTAGATGAAATAGGTGAGATGCCAATGTATCTTCAAGCTAAACTTTTAAGAGTTTTGCAAGAGAAGGAAGTTCAAAGAGTAGGTGGCAAAAAAACTATACAAATAGATGCTAGGGTTATAAGTGCTACTAATAAAGACTTAAAAATCATGGTTGAGAAGGGTAAATTTAGAGAGGATCTATATTATAGATTAAATGTATTAAGTTTAGAAGTACCTCCTTTAAGAAAGAGAAAAAGTGATATAAATTTACTTGTTAGAAATTTTGTAAGTGAATTTTATAAAGAAACAGGATTATATAGGCAGTTAAATGATGAGGTTATAAAAATTTTAAGTAAATATGAGTGGCCTGGCAATATAAGAGAGCTTAAGAATATTGTGGAGAAAATTTGTGTTAGTGCTGATGACGTTAATGTATCAATAAAGGACATACCTAGTGATATAATCAATGATTTTATAAAGAAGGAATCTATCAATAATAATACAGGATTAAAAAATATTATGATGGAAATTGAAAAAGAATTAATAATAAAAGCATTGATAGAAACTAAGGGGAATAAGAGAAAAGCAGCTGATAAGCTAGAGATACCAAGATCTTCTTTGTATAGAAAATTAGAAGAATATAATATAGATATGTAA
- a CDS encoding DNA topoisomerase IV subunit A, which yields MSKKKLEIPVDNNIITVPLSEIMPDNYLPYAVEVAKERALPDVRDGLKPVHRRILYGAYKLKAMPDKPYFKSARIVGDILGKYHPHGDTSVYDAMVILAQDFTTRMPLIDGHGNWGSVDGDNAAAMRYTEARLTNIALEMLKDIDKEVVEMVNNYSDTELEPKVLPARFPNLLVNGAFGIAVGLATNIPPHNLEEVIDGTIALIDNKEIDTKGLMKYIKGPDLPTGGIIIGEKALLSSYETGEGRVTLRAKTSIEKLDNDRYGIIIKEFPYRRNKSKILQIISEMTADKKHAKNLETIADIRDESDRNGIRAVVEFKKSTDIETAEKVLKYLFKKTDLQCNLSFNMVAIADGKPQTMGLKQILTHYIIHQKDVVTRRTKRELEIAERRFHIVEGFIKAIGIIDDIIATIKASKSKSDSEINIINKFGFSEIQAQAIVELMLYRLTGLEIKVFEKEYKQLERTIKALNKILGSETELLNLIKKELESVKESYKDKRRTKIIKNDEEAKIDIDELVLEEDIIITMSNEGYIKRISEKSYKRSNTNVEEIEYREGDFNKFLINSNTKDNLIVFTNEGNMYQIKCSLIPEMKWKEKGERIDDLIKPLNLDKETIVAIFNIEKFSKDKNFIFFTNKGMIKKTSLDRFKTNYSKLVALKLKEDEMLIHTQICDKDREGKYIKIKTFNKLEFYVKEPLIEEVERSILGTQLFVLSNKDRVLEIEYVEECDYKNFSVNVDKKGCIKVLQKSISKKHKPLKCFTNSSSSIIIFGDKGSVFKIPSNMIQNINASGINLSEIVDEYNPSEEIIDVFSISDFNLDYSIFFFTKNGYVKRTLLKEFDGEYVSTKGYKLKSEDDKIISVCINPNNMNKDVLLITRNAMCIRFEGETIGTMGKIASGVTGISLKDNDEVIYGGLISSANIKDEIALDSESLTSLKLISKKNVEENIEIKDIKIQNRAGRGGKLLLLELDDYINSIKK from the coding sequence ATGTCAAAGAAAAAGTTAGAAATACCTGTAGATAATAATATAATAACAGTACCTCTTTCGGAGATTATGCCAGATAACTATTTGCCTTATGCTGTAGAAGTAGCAAAAGAGAGAGCACTTCCAGATGTAAGGGATGGACTAAAGCCAGTACATAGAAGAATATTATATGGGGCATATAAACTTAAAGCTATGCCAGATAAACCTTATTTTAAGTCTGCAAGAATAGTAGGGGATATTTTAGGTAAGTATCATCCTCATGGTGATACATCAGTATATGATGCTATGGTAATTTTAGCACAAGATTTTACTACTAGGATGCCCCTTATTGATGGACATGGAAACTGGGGAAGTGTAGACGGAGATAATGCAGCAGCTATGAGATATACTGAAGCGAGACTTACTAATATTGCTTTGGAGATGCTGAAGGATATAGATAAAGAAGTAGTAGAAATGGTAAATAACTATTCTGATACAGAACTTGAGCCTAAAGTGCTTCCAGCAAGATTTCCTAACTTACTTGTTAATGGAGCTTTTGGTATTGCAGTAGGTCTTGCAACTAATATTCCTCCTCATAATTTAGAGGAAGTTATTGATGGCACCATTGCTTTAATAGATAATAAAGAAATTGATACAAAAGGACTTATGAAATACATAAAGGGTCCAGATTTACCTACTGGTGGAATAATTATAGGTGAAAAAGCTTTATTATCTTCTTATGAGACTGGAGAAGGAAGAGTAACTTTAAGAGCTAAAACAAGCATTGAGAAATTGGATAATGATAGATACGGAATAATAATAAAAGAATTTCCTTATAGAAGAAATAAATCTAAGATTCTTCAAATAATTTCTGAAATGACCGCTGATAAGAAGCATGCAAAAAATTTAGAGACTATAGCTGATATTAGAGACGAATCTGATAGGAATGGAATAAGAGCAGTAGTAGAGTTTAAAAAATCAACAGATATAGAAACTGCTGAAAAAGTATTAAAGTATTTATTTAAGAAAACAGATTTGCAATGTAATTTAAGTTTTAATATGGTGGCAATTGCTGATGGTAAACCACAAACCATGGGATTAAAACAAATTTTAACACATTATATAATTCATCAAAAAGATGTTGTAACTAGAAGAACTAAAAGAGAACTAGAAATTGCAGAAAGAAGGTTTCATATAGTAGAAGGTTTTATTAAAGCAATAGGCATTATAGATGATATTATTGCTACAATAAAAGCATCGAAATCTAAAAGTGATTCAGAAATCAATATTATAAACAAGTTTGGTTTTTCAGAAATTCAAGCACAAGCAATAGTAGAACTTATGTTGTATAGACTTACAGGACTTGAAATTAAGGTATTTGAAAAAGAATATAAACAGCTTGAGAGAACAATAAAAGCATTAAATAAAATATTAGGAAGTGAAACAGAATTATTAAATTTAATTAAGAAAGAGTTAGAAAGTGTAAAAGAAAGTTACAAAGATAAAAGAAGAACTAAAATTATTAAAAATGATGAAGAAGCTAAAATAGATATAGATGAATTAGTTTTAGAAGAAGATATAATTATTACTATGTCAAATGAGGGTTATATAAAAAGAATCTCTGAAAAATCATATAAGAGATCTAATACAAATGTGGAAGAGATAGAATATAGAGAAGGAGATTTTAATAAATTTCTAATAAATTCTAATACAAAAGATAATTTAATTGTATTTACAAATGAAGGAAATATGTACCAAATAAAATGTTCTTTGATTCCAGAAATGAAGTGGAAAGAAAAAGGTGAAAGAATAGATGATTTAATAAAACCACTGAATTTAGATAAAGAAACTATTGTAGCGATATTTAATATAGAGAAGTTTTCAAAGGATAAGAACTTTATATTTTTCACAAATAAAGGAATGATTAAAAAGACTTCTTTAGATAGATTTAAAACTAATTATTCTAAGCTAGTTGCATTAAAATTGAAAGAAGATGAAATGCTTATTCATACACAGATATGTGATAAAGATAGAGAAGGAAAATATATAAAAATAAAAACATTTAACAAACTTGAGTTTTACGTAAAAGAACCACTAATTGAAGAAGTAGAAAGAAGTATACTAGGAACTCAACTTTTTGTTCTTTCAAATAAAGATAGAGTTTTAGAAATCGAATATGTTGAAGAATGTGATTATAAAAATTTTAGTGTAAATGTTGATAAAAAAGGATGTATTAAAGTTTTACAAAAATCAATTAGTAAAAAACATAAACCTTTAAAATGTTTCACTAATTCGTCCAGTAGTATAATTATATTTGGAGATAAAGGAAGTGTATTTAAAATACCTTCAAATATGATTCAAAATATCAATGCAAGCGGAATTAACTTAAGTGAAATTGTAGATGAATATAATCCTAGCGAGGAAATTATAGATGTTTTTTCAATATCAGATTTTAACTTAGATTATAGTATATTCTTTTTCACTAAAAATGGATATGTAAAAAGAACTTTATTAAAGGAATTTGATGGAGAATACGTATCTACAAAAGGATATAAACTTAAAAGTGAAGATGATAAAATAATAAGTGTATGTATAAACCCTAATAATATGAATAAAGATGTATTATTAATAACGAGAAACGCTATGTGTATAAGATTTGAAGGTGAAACTATAGGAACTATGGGTAAAATAGCTTCTGGAGTTACAGGTATAAGCCTTAAGGATAATGATGAGGTTATATATGGTGGTTTAATAAGTAGTGCCAATATAAAGGATGAAATTGCTTTAGATAGTGAAAGTTTAACTAGCTTAAAACTTATTTCTAAAAAAAATGTTGAAGAAAATATAGAGATTAAAGATATAAAAATTCAAAATAGAGCTGGTAGGGGTGGAAAATTACTTCTATTAGAGCTAGATGATTATATAAATAGTATAAAAAAGTAA
- a CDS encoding type IIA DNA topoisomerase subunit B: MNLDNKNNISYDVMDLTSLEKLEPVRVRPGMYIGSTGVKGLHHCIWEILDNAIDEIANGYGNEVKVILNKDKSVTIVDNGRGIPTGIHPVKKKSGVEMVFTELHTGGKFNNKNYKTSGGLHGVGAAVVNALSEWLEVEVRQKGNVYKQRFEYALDKELNRNMPGVPTTKLEVVANTQETGSKITFKPDKEIFSTTDFKFDVIDERLQELAFQNKGITLILIDDRKEESVVKKYHSERGLLDFIDYLNESKTAIHKEPILFEGEKEVNGIRVYGEVCMQFTDSTTENIASYVNNIPTTESGSHEAGFKTGMTRAFKEWAKKLNIVKEKDKGFEGDDIREGLTAIVRVKISNPIFEGQTKTKLGNNEAYTMMNELGYVKLSEWIEDNKEIASNIINNAVSAATRREKIKKINDAEKKKIGKGTAPLAGKISVCTLKRSDVCEFIVVEGDSAGGSAKQARDRRFQTIMPSKGKIMNTEKQKLENVLASEELKLFNTAIGTGVLDNYDEDDLKYDKIIILSDADVDGYHIRTLWMTYVYRYMKSLITNGHLYIALPPLYKVYKNVKGKEIKTYAYSDDELAKAKKEIGKGALIQRYKGLGEMNPDQLWETTLNPETRTLQRVTIDDAAKAEKMISLLMGDVVEPRRNYMYKYAEF, encoded by the coding sequence ATGAATTTAGATAACAAAAACAATATTTCCTACGATGTAATGGATTTAACGTCTTTAGAAAAATTAGAGCCAGTAAGGGTAAGACCGGGAATGTATATTGGTTCTACAGGGGTAAAAGGATTACATCATTGTATTTGGGAAATTCTTGATAATGCTATAGATGAGATAGCTAATGGATATGGAAATGAAGTTAAGGTTATTTTAAATAAAGATAAAAGCGTTACTATTGTAGATAATGGTAGAGGAATACCGACAGGAATACATCCTGTTAAAAAAAAATCAGGAGTAGAGATGGTATTCACTGAACTTCATACAGGAGGTAAATTTAATAATAAGAATTATAAAACTTCTGGAGGTTTACATGGAGTTGGAGCTGCTGTTGTAAATGCTTTATCAGAATGGCTTGAGGTAGAGGTAAGACAAAAAGGCAATGTATATAAGCAAAGATTTGAGTATGCCCTTGATAAAGAACTAAATAGAAATATGCCAGGAGTTCCTACAACTAAACTAGAAGTTGTAGCAAATACACAAGAGACTGGGAGCAAAATAACTTTTAAACCAGATAAAGAGATTTTTAGTACTACAGATTTTAAATTTGATGTAATAGATGAAAGGCTTCAGGAGTTAGCTTTTCAAAATAAAGGAATAACTTTAATATTGATAGATGATAGAAAAGAAGAGTCTGTAGTTAAAAAATATCATTCGGAAAGAGGACTTTTAGACTTTATAGATTATTTAAATGAAAGTAAGACAGCAATACATAAAGAACCTATACTTTTTGAGGGAGAAAAAGAGGTTAATGGAATAAGAGTGTATGGTGAAGTTTGTATGCAGTTTACAGATTCAACTACTGAAAATATAGCAAGTTATGTAAATAATATACCTACAACGGAATCAGGAAGTCATGAGGCTGGGTTTAAAACAGGTATGACTAGAGCCTTTAAGGAATGGGCAAAAAAATTAAATATAGTAAAGGAGAAGGATAAAGGCTTTGAAGGAGATGACATTAGAGAAGGTTTAACGGCTATTGTAAGAGTTAAGATAAGCAATCCGATTTTTGAAGGACAAACTAAGACTAAGCTAGGAAATAATGAAGCTTATACAATGATGAATGAGTTAGGTTATGTTAAATTAAGCGAATGGATTGAAGATAATAAGGAAATAGCTTCAAATATCATAAATAATGCTGTATCAGCAGCCACAAGAAGAGAAAAAATAAAAAAAATAAATGATGCAGAAAAGAAAAAAATCGGAAAAGGTACAGCTCCTCTTGCTGGAAAGATATCTGTGTGTACACTAAAAAGATCCGATGTATGTGAATTTATAGTAGTAGAAGGGGATTCAGCTGGAGGAAGTGCAAAGCAAGCCAGAGATAGAAGATTTCAAACTATAATGCCATCTAAAGGTAAAATAATGAACACAGAAAAACAAAAGTTAGAGAATGTTCTAGCTAGTGAAGAACTTAAACTCTTTAATACTGCTATAGGAACTGGAGTTTTAGATAATTATGATGAAGATGATTTGAAATATGATAAGATAATAATATTAAGTGATGCTGATGTAGATGGATATCATATAAGGACGTTATGGATGACATATGTTTATAGATACATGAAATCTTTAATAACAAATGGCCATTTATATATAGCATTGCCTCCTTTGTATAAAGTATATAAAAACGTAAAAGGTAAAGAAATTAAAACTTATGCTTATAGTGACGATGAGTTAGCTAAAGCAAAAAAGGAGATAGGTAAGGGAGCTTTAATTCAAAGATATAAAGGCCTTGGTGAAATGAATCCAGATCAGCTTTGGGAGACTACATTAAATCCTGAGACTAGAACTCTTCAGCGAGTGACTATAGATGATGCAGCTAAAGCTGAAAAAATGATATCTCTGTTAATGGGAGATGTAGTTGAGCCAAGAAGAAACTATATGTATAAATACGCTGAATTTTAG
- a CDS encoding CPBP family intramembrane glutamic endopeptidase, which produces MNLVKAIESGKIRVYKIGILKAVLIIIISIFIEVFGMSFYQFVRNGKTLAYGNLIVGILLKYFSIVVILKLFAQKFSEGSGHKKIKVRYFIITIFIIIGFRLFYEYSIGSFVNKLDVNPIVEKAFEELASTPLIFFISVCIVAPIFEEILFRGIILNGMAKALNEKLAIIISSFLFALIHMNLVQGINAFLLGLILGIIYLSTKSIYLSIFAHLINNTLGIFVSTYMENLKLANYFSFQCIVTFSGVIIMILGFLILNKRTNIED; this is translated from the coding sequence ATGAATTTGGTTAAAGCAATAGAAAGTGGCAAAATAAGAGTATACAAGATTGGAATATTAAAAGCAGTATTAATAATAATAATTTCAATTTTTATTGAAGTGTTTGGTATGAGTTTTTATCAATTTGTTAGAAATGGAAAAACACTTGCATATGGTAATCTTATTGTAGGAATATTACTTAAATATTTTTCTATAGTAGTTATATTAAAATTATTTGCCCAAAAGTTTAGTGAAGGAAGCGGTCATAAAAAAATAAAGGTTAGGTATTTTATTATTACTATTTTTATAATTATTGGGTTCAGACTTTTTTATGAATATAGTATAGGTAGCTTTGTTAATAAATTAGATGTAAATCCAATTGTAGAGAAAGCTTTTGAAGAACTAGCTTCAACACCTTTAATCTTTTTTATATCGGTTTGCATTGTAGCTCCTATATTTGAAGAAATACTGTTTAGAGGAATAATATTAAATGGTATGGCTAAAGCTTTAAATGAGAAATTAGCTATTATTATTTCTTCATTTTTATTTGCCTTAATTCATATGAATTTAGTTCAAGGAATAAATGCATTTTTATTAGGACTAATTTTAGGTATAATATATTTAAGTACAAAATCAATATATTTAAGTATTTTTGCTCATTTAATAAATAATACATTGGGAATTTTTGTTTCAACTTATATGGAAAATTTGAAGTTAGCAAATTATTTTTCATTTCAATGTATAGTTACTTTTAGTGGAGTTATTATAATGATTTTAGGTTTTTTAATTCTTAATAAAAGAACTAATATTGAAGACTAG